The Pigmentiphaga aceris DNA segment GGACCAAGCCGGCGCGAAAACTGGGACAACAAAATATGTTGAAGCCGCTAGTTTGTCAGAAGCGGCGGTGCCTTGCCCGACGCCACCTCGTGCAAGGACGAACGGCACCGCCCGCAAGCCTGCGCATCGTTCAGCGCTGATTCAGCTCCGCCCCAGCGTGGGCTGGCAACGTGCGGAAAGCCAGTGCAGACGACATGGTCAACACGGCGATCACCACGTAGCCCAATATCAGGTCATGACGCGAGAGCGTTTCTGCACCACGCCATGCCATGCTCAGATTGAGCGACAAGGCCGCAATTCCCACCCCCAGGCTGATCGCCAGTTGCTGGGCAACCGACGCCAAGCCCGATGCCTGGCTCATGCGCTCGGGGGTGACATCCGCATAGGTCAACGTGTTGACCCCGGTGAGTTGCAAGGACCGCAAAAAACCCGCGATCAACAGCACCACCATGATGATCCAGTGCGCGCTCGATGCGCCGAAGAAGGCAATGGCCAACACCCCCAGCCCGCTCAACACGGCGTTGACCATCAATGTTCGGCGAAAACCGAACAGGCGGATGATCGGTGCCGCCGTGAACTTCATCAACAGCGCACCTGCTGCCCCGGTGAAGCTCAGCAGACCTGCTTCGAGCGGCGTCATGCCGAACACCACTTGCAGCTGCATGGTCAGCAGGAAGGGCGTCGCCCCGATAGCCAGTCGCGACAGGTTTCCGCCCAGCGTCGATGCTGAAAACGTGTGGATGCGGAACAGGCTCAGATCAAGAATGGGGAAGGCGGTTCGTCGTGCATGCAGCAAGTACAGACCGCCCGACAACAGGCCCACGCCGATCAATGCCAACACGCCATACCAAGGCATCAGACCATGCCCGATGACGTCGAAACTCAAGACCAAGGTAGCAAGGCTCACCCCTGACAGCACCAGGCCCAGAACATCGAGCGGTCTTGGCTCGGGGCGTGACACTTCCGGCAGGTAACGCAACACCAGCACGATGCCGGCAATGCCAATCGGCAAGTTGATCAGAAACACCCAATGCCACGAGGCATAGGTAACCAGGAACCCACCAAAGGGCGGACCAAGCACAGGGCCGACCAGCGCAGGCACCGTCAGGAAAGACATGGCGCTCATCAACTGCGCCTTGGGCACGGAACGCAGCAACACGATGCGGCCCACCGGGACCATCAATGCGCCCGCAAACCCTTGCAGCACCCGGGCGGCAACCAGTTGCCAGAGTTCTTGCGAGATCCCGCATAACAAGGAGCTGAACGAGAACAGGCCAATGGCCCATACGAAGACTCGGCGCGCACCCACGCGATCCGCTACCCAACCACTGAGCGGCACGAACACCGCCACCGCAAGCAGATAGGCTGTGATGGCAACGTTAAGTCGTACCGGCGCGACACCTAGGCTTGCCGCCATGGCAGGCAATGCGGTTGCGATAATGGTCGCATCCAGCATCTGCATGAACAGCGCACAGCCGATAATGAAGGGGATCAGACGTGGCCCGCGGCCAGAAGACGGGGCACTCACAGAAAAGTCCTTGTTGGAAATATCGCCGAGGGCATATGGCACCAGTGGCATTAATGCTGCTTTAGTCTTACGCTAGTTGCCACGCAAGAAACCGCTGACCACAGGTCGCTGTAGATTCTGCCCATCATATCGAGGTTAATGTGAAAAAAATGCTGCCGGCAGTCATGCTTGCCATCATGTCCGCTGTTGCTATTCCTGCCCTCGCACAAACCGCGCCTGCGTCCGCCATCGACAACAGCGCCTGGAGCCTGCAACTCGGTCACTATGACGACATCAGCCGCTTCACCTTGAACTACGAAACCGCCCCCGTCTGGCAGACCCGTTTTTCCAACGGTACCCGCATCACCTTGTCGGGTGAATTCGGTGGTTCCTACTGGCACACTTCGCGTGCCGGCCGCAGCTCACTGTTCCAACTGAGCGCCATCCCGCTGTTCCGCTACTGGGCGACCGACCGCTTCTATATTGAAGCGGGTATCGGTGCCACGGTGTTCGACAAACACGACATCGGTGGCAAGGAAATCTCGACCAACTTCCACTTTGGCGATCACCTTGGCGCGGGTTACCGCATTACCAACGACATCATGATCGGCTACCGTTATTCGCACTTCTCGAATGCCGGCATCAAGCGTCCGAATCCGGGCCTCGATATGCATCAAATTGTGTTGAACAAGCGTTTCTGAATAAGGTCTGAAAATATTCAGAATCAGCACGCGATTTGCTGAATATTTTCTGAATATCATTCGTCGGTATCTCGACTGACCCATACGGTCAGCACCGGGATACCGATGATTGCCATCGTCGCCGGTTTTGCAGGCGAGTTCCGAATGGCGTCTCAGCGATTTCCCGGACTGCCGCCCAGGCAAGTCGCCGGGTACAGTGTTCCCCCACATGCAGGCCCGCCACCCTTTGCGCCGGGCCGCGCCAAAGGGACGCCCAATGAGTACATTAGAATTCCGCACCGTACCCTCGGTACTGGTCGAAGCGGGTGTTACCGCACGTCTGGGGCAAGTGCTGCGCGAACGTTTTCCGCTGCAACGCCTGTGTCTGGTCACCGACCGCTTTCTGCATCGCAGCGGCCTGCTGGATGCAGCCCTGGTCAGCCTGCGCGCCAACGGCTGGACCGTACAGGTCATCGACGATGTGGTCGCCGATCCGCCGGATCACGTGGTGCTGGCTGCCGTCGAACAGGCACGCACGGCCGACACCGAAATCGTGGTCGGTCTGGGTGGTGGTTCTTCGATGGACGTCGCCAAACTGCTGGCCGTGTTGATCGGGTCCGATCAACCTTTGTCCGAGATGTACGGCATTGGCAATGTGCGCGGTACCCGCCTGCCGCTGGTGCAGATTCCCACAACGGCGGGTACAGGGTCGGAAGTCACGCCGATTTCCATCGTGACCACGGGCGAGACCACCAAGGCCGGTGTGGTTGCCCCGCAGTTGTACGCCGACCTGGCCATTCTCGATGCAGACCTGACCGTCGGCCTGCCGCCGAAGATCACGGCCGCCACCGGCATCGACGCCATGGTGCACGCAATCGAGGCCTACACCAGCAAACACAAGAAAAACCCCTTGTCCGACATGCTGGCCCTGAAGGCCTTGTCACTGCTGTCGAACAACATCCTGACAGCCTGCCGCGACGGCGACAACCGCCCCGCGCGCGAGGCCATGTTGCTGGGTGCCATGCTTGCGGGCCAAGCGTTTGCCAACGCGCCCGTGGCAGCGGTGCACGCGCTGGCCTACCCGATTGGCGGCATCTTCCATGTGCCCCACGGCTTGTCGAACTCGCTGGTGTTGTCACACGTGCTGCGCTTCAACGCGCCTGCTGCGGCAGGACTGTATGGCGAACTTGCCCAGATTCTTGTCCCGGGTGCGTCCGGCAGCGATGAAGCGCGTACCCAGGCCTTGATCGGCTATGTCGAACAGTTGGCGGTAGACACAGGCATCGAGCGCACCTTGCGTGAGGTCGGCGTGGCGCAGACGGATCTGCCCCGTCTGGCGCAAGACGCCATGAAACAAACCCGTCTGCTTGGCAACAACCCGCGCGAGGTCACTGAAGCGGATGCATTGAGCATCTACCAGGCAGCGTGGTGATAAAACTGAATTTAAGTTGAATATCCAGTTGAATGGAAGATTTGGTGGCACGCACATCAAGTATCGCTCCAGCGCCACAGCCGTCAGCGTTGATCACTGGTGGCAGCGCGACCTGCTTCGACCAACGCGTCGAGGACGACGCCAAGATGTTGAGCATGCCCTCGTCGTGGCGCTACGATGCCATGACACGCTACGATGTGACTCGTAATCTCAGCGTGTCCGGCGACACCCGGCAGTAAAGAAGCCCTTTGCGGCTTCTGCGCGGGCGCCCCTTCGGGGGCGTTTTCATTTGCCGTGGCATCTTAGCTTCGACCGGCTGCGTCCTCGCCGCGCAGGCCGTCAACCTATCAAAGGCCAACACCGTGCTGCTGAAAATTCCGGGTCTGCTTACCAACGAACAGGTACATCGTTGCCGAGAAGCCCTGGCACGCGCCAGCTGGGTCGATGGGCGCACCACCGCGGGGCATGGCGCGGCCAGCGTCAAACAGAATCTGCAATTGGCGCTCAGCGACCCGATCGGCATCGAGGTCGGCAACCTGATCCTCGACGTGCTTGGCCGCTCACCGCTGTTCATGTCGGCGGCGCTGCCCTTGAAGGTCATGCCGCCGATGTTCAACCGCTATGAAGGTGGTGGCACCTACGGCAACCACGTCGACAACGCGATCCGTATGCTGCGCGGCACCGACCACCGGGTGCGCACCGACATTTCCACCACGGTCTTCCTGACCGACCCGGCCGACTACGACGGCGGTGAACTGGTCATCGAAGACACCTATGGTTCCCAGACCATCAAGCTGGCCGCAGGCGACATGGTGATGTATCCCGGCACCAGTGTGCACCGCGTCACGCCCGTGACACGCGGCTCGCGGATCTCGGCATTTTTCTGGACACAAAGCCTGATACGCGAAGACGCGCAACGGGCGCTGCTGTACGAACTGGACAACTCCATTCAGCAACTGGCTGTCGATGTCCCGGGGCACCTTGAGATCACCCGCCTGACGGGCGTGTATCACAACCTGGTTCGTCGCTGGTCGATCACGTGAACACTGCACCGCTTGCCCCGCTGACCCAGATTCCACCGCAAATCGCTGCGATTGCCGACTACGAAAGCTACGCCCGCGAGCGCATGACCGACAGCGCCTGGGCCTACCTGAGCGGTGGTGCCGCCGATGAACTCACGCTGCGTGAAAACCGCGATGCGTTCGATCGTCTGCGTCTGCAGAACCGGGTGTTGGCTGACCTGAAAGGCGGCGGCACCAAGCTGAACCTGTTCGGCTTGCAGCTGGATTACCCAATCGTGCTGGCCCCCGTTGCCTATCACCGGCTTGCCCACCCGCAGGGCGAACTGGCCAGCGTGCTGGGCGCATCGGCAATCAAGGTGCCTATGGTGGTCAGCACCCAGGCCAGCATCGGGTTGGAGGACATCGCCCAGGCTGCGCAGACACCGCTGTGGTTCCAGCTGTATCTGCAGGCCGAGCGCAGCCATACCCTGAGCCTGGTGCGCCGTGCCGAAGCTGCGGGATATCGGGCGATTGTGCTGACGTTGGACGCGCCAGTGAACGGTGTGCGCAACCGGGAACAGCGTGCATCCTTCCAATTGCCGCCGGGCATCGACGCCCCCAACCTGCGCGATATTCCGTCGCCATCCTTGCCGCCAGCACGCGCAGGTGAAAGCGCCTTGTTCGGCAAAGGTGTGCTGGACACAGCCCCCACCTGGGACGACCTGGCATGGCTGCGCGCATCTACACGACTGCCCTTGATCGTCAAAGGCATCACCTCACCGCTCGATGCACTGCAAGCCATCGAGCATGGTGCAGATGGCATCGTGGTGTCCAACCATGGCGGTCGTGTGCTGGATGGGCAACCCGCGACCATCGATGCATTGCCAGCCGTCACGGCAGCGGTGGCAGGACGGGTGCCTTTGCTGCTGGATGGCGGCATTCGGCGCGGCACCGACATTCTGAAGGCGCTGGCGTTGGGTGCCACCGCCGTACTGATCGGACGGCCCTATGTCTACGGATTGGCTGCGGCAGGTCCGGTGGGTGTGGTGCATGTAGTGCACATGCTGCGTACTGAACTGGAAATCGCGATGGCGCTGACCGGATGCAAGACGCTGGCGGACATTACGCCGTCGGTGTTGTGGCAACGCGGCTAAATCAACACCCCATCAGCAGAAATCGATCAGCAGCACAGGCAGCGCAGACGAAGCCTGCCGCCACCACCGCCCAGGAAACCGCCACCGGGGTAGTCTTCATCGGATACGGGGGCAGACGAAAACAGCCCGATGCGATTGCCCTCGCAATCCTCGATTTCCGCCACGCAGCCGTACTCGCCCACGGCGGTTTCCTCGCGCCGCACCGCCCCGCCCTGCTGCGCCGCCCGAAACAATGTCAGCGGAATATCCGCGACATTCATGTAGATCCGCGCACCTGCCTGCCCCGGCACATAACGATCCCCCTGCACCAAAGCACCGCTGATCCCAGGTGACCCGTCAGCGTGCGGCAGCAATGCCATGTCCTTGCCCGGAATGCGCACGCGCTCGCACGTCTGCCCGAAAACCGTCGCGTAAAAATCCATGGCGCGCGCCATGTCCAAGACGGGGATTTCAAAGTAGGAAACGGGGTTCATTGCTTGGTGCATCGGGTAAACAAGTCATACCTTAGCTGGAATGACGATGGTCGGAATAAGGATATGCGTTAGAAGTTAAGGCAAATATTGTCTTTCCCCAGCACCTTTCCTGCCACGTAGATTCTGCCCTTTTGCGCCGACCATGACTCATGAGCACCCGACGC contains these protein-coding regions:
- a CDS encoding iron-containing alcohol dehydrogenase, whose translation is MSTLEFRTVPSVLVEAGVTARLGQVLRERFPLQRLCLVTDRFLHRSGLLDAALVSLRANGWTVQVIDDVVADPPDHVVLAAVEQARTADTEIVVGLGGGSSMDVAKLLAVLIGSDQPLSEMYGIGNVRGTRLPLVQIPTTAGTGSEVTPISIVTTGETTKAGVVAPQLYADLAILDADLTVGLPPKITAATGIDAMVHAIEAYTSKHKKNPLSDMLALKALSLLSNNILTACRDGDNRPAREAMLLGAMLAGQAFANAPVAAVHALAYPIGGIFHVPHGLSNSLVLSHVLRFNAPAAAGLYGELAQILVPGASGSDEARTQALIGYVEQLAVDTGIERTLREVGVAQTDLPRLAQDAMKQTRLLGNNPREVTEADALSIYQAAW
- a CDS encoding VOC family protein, yielding MNPVSYFEIPVLDMARAMDFYATVFGQTCERVRIPGKDMALLPHADGSPGISGALVQGDRYVPGQAGARIYMNVADIPLTLFRAAQQGGAVRREETAVGEYGCVAEIEDCEGNRIGLFSSAPVSDEDYPGGGFLGGGGGRLRLRCLCC
- a CDS encoding DHA2 family efflux MFS transporter permease subunit — translated: MPLVPYALGDISNKDFSVSAPSSGRGPRLIPFIIGCALFMQMLDATIIATALPAMAASLGVAPVRLNVAITAYLLAVAVFVPLSGWVADRVGARRVFVWAIGLFSFSSLLCGISQELWQLVAARVLQGFAGALMVPVGRIVLLRSVPKAQLMSAMSFLTVPALVGPVLGPPFGGFLVTYASWHWVFLINLPIGIAGIVLVLRYLPEVSRPEPRPLDVLGLVLSGVSLATLVLSFDVIGHGLMPWYGVLALIGVGLLSGGLYLLHARRTAFPILDLSLFRIHTFSASTLGGNLSRLAIGATPFLLTMQLQVVFGMTPLEAGLLSFTGAAGALLMKFTAAPIIRLFGFRRTLMVNAVLSGLGVLAIAFFGASSAHWIIMVVLLIAGFLRSLQLTGVNTLTYADVTPERMSQASGLASVAQQLAISLGVGIAALSLNLSMAWRGAETLSRHDLILGYVVIAVLTMSSALAFRTLPAHAGAELNQR
- a CDS encoding Fe2+-dependent dioxygenase translates to MLLKIPGLLTNEQVHRCREALARASWVDGRTTAGHGAASVKQNLQLALSDPIGIEVGNLILDVLGRSPLFMSAALPLKVMPPMFNRYEGGGTYGNHVDNAIRMLRGTDHRVRTDISTTVFLTDPADYDGGELVIEDTYGSQTIKLAAGDMVMYPGTSVHRVTPVTRGSRISAFFWTQSLIREDAQRALLYELDNSIQQLAVDVPGHLEITRLTGVYHNLVRRWSIT
- a CDS encoding alpha-hydroxy acid oxidase, with amino-acid sequence MNTAPLAPLTQIPPQIAAIADYESYARERMTDSAWAYLSGGAADELTLRENRDAFDRLRLQNRVLADLKGGGTKLNLFGLQLDYPIVLAPVAYHRLAHPQGELASVLGASAIKVPMVVSTQASIGLEDIAQAAQTPLWFQLYLQAERSHTLSLVRRAEAAGYRAIVLTLDAPVNGVRNREQRASFQLPPGIDAPNLRDIPSPSLPPARAGESALFGKGVLDTAPTWDDLAWLRASTRLPLIVKGITSPLDALQAIEHGADGIVVSNHGGRVLDGQPATIDALPAVTAAVAGRVPLLLDGGIRRGTDILKALALGATAVLIGRPYVYGLAAAGPVGVVHVVHMLRTELEIAMALTGCKTLADITPSVLWQRG
- a CDS encoding acyloxyacyl hydrolase — translated: MSAVAIPALAQTAPASAIDNSAWSLQLGHYDDISRFTLNYETAPVWQTRFSNGTRITLSGEFGGSYWHTSRAGRSSLFQLSAIPLFRYWATDRFYIEAGIGATVFDKHDIGGKEISTNFHFGDHLGAGYRITNDIMIGYRYSHFSNAGIKRPNPGLDMHQIVLNKRF